A section of the Serratia liquefaciens ATCC 27592 genome encodes:
- the yhcN gene encoding peroxide/acid stress response protein YhcN has translation MKIKSTIATMSVLSMLSFGAFAAQSVDANQAEKMQSAGTITVSGVAGAPSDIRQALSEKADAKGATAYRVIEARNEGNFHATAEIYK, from the coding sequence ATGAAAATTAAATCTACCATCGCAACTATGAGCGTTCTCTCCATGCTTTCTTTCGGCGCATTTGCAGCACAATCTGTTGATGCAAACCAGGCTGAAAAAATGCAATCTGCAGGCACCATTACCGTCAGCGGCGTTGCCGGTGCACCTTCAGATATCCGTCAGGCACTGTCTGAAAAGGCCGATGCCAAAGGGGCGACCGCTTACCGTGTAATCGAAGCACGCAACGAAGGTAACTTCCACGCGACAGCAGAAATTTACAAATAA
- the argR gene encoding transcriptional regulator ArgR: MRNPAKQEDLIKAFKALLKEEKFSSQGEIVLALQEEGFENINQSKVSRMLTKFGAVRTRNAKMEMVYCLPAELGVPTTTSPLKNLVLDVDHNDAVVVIHTSPGAAQLIARLLDSLGKSEGILGTIAGDDTIFVTPASSFTARQLYEAILTLFEQEL, encoded by the coding sequence ATGCGTAATCCCGCAAAGCAGGAAGATCTGATCAAGGCGTTTAAAGCGTTATTGAAAGAAGAAAAATTCAGTTCTCAAGGCGAGATTGTTTTGGCGCTGCAAGAAGAAGGCTTCGAAAACATCAACCAATCCAAAGTATCGCGCATGCTGACCAAGTTCGGCGCGGTGCGTACGCGCAATGCCAAAATGGAAATGGTGTATTGCCTTCCCGCCGAACTCGGCGTGCCGACCACCACCAGCCCGCTGAAGAATCTGGTGCTGGATGTCGATCACAACGATGCGGTTGTGGTGATCCACACCAGCCCCGGCGCCGCGCAGCTCATTGCTCGCCTGCTGGATTCTCTGGGCAAATCCGAAGGTATTCTCGGCACCATCGCCGGTGACGATACCATTTTCGTTACCCCAGCCAGCAGCTTTACCGCGCGCCAGCTGTACGAAGCCATCCTGACCCTGTTCGAACAGGAGCTGTGA
- the mdh gene encoding malate dehydrogenase, which yields MKVAVLGAAGGIGQALALLLKTQLPSGSELSLYDIAPVTPGVAVDLSHIPTAVKIKGFSGEDATPALHGADVVLISAGVARKPGMDRSDLFNVNAGIVRNLIQQVATTCPKACIGIITNPVNTTVAIAAEVLKKAGVYDKNKLFGVTSLDIIRSNTFVAELKGKKPEELNVPVIGGHSGVTILPLLSQIPGVSFTDQEVADLTKRIQNAGTEVVEAKAGGGSATLSMGQAAARFGLSLVRALQGEKGVVECAYVEGDGKYARFFAQPLVLGKNGVEERKDIGTLSAFEQKALEDMLDVLHKDIELGEKFINN from the coding sequence ATGAAAGTTGCAGTTCTCGGTGCTGCTGGCGGTATCGGCCAGGCCCTCGCCCTTCTACTCAAAACCCAGCTTCCTTCAGGTTCTGAACTCTCTCTCTACGACATTGCCCCCGTTACCCCAGGCGTTGCCGTCGATTTAAGCCACATCCCAACCGCAGTGAAAATCAAAGGCTTCAGTGGCGAAGACGCTACTCCAGCTCTGCACGGTGCAGACGTGGTGCTGATTTCTGCAGGCGTTGCGCGTAAACCTGGCATGGATCGTTCAGATCTGTTCAACGTGAACGCAGGCATCGTGCGTAATCTGATCCAGCAAGTGGCAACCACCTGCCCGAAAGCCTGCATCGGCATTATCACCAACCCGGTCAATACCACCGTGGCTATCGCGGCAGAAGTGCTGAAGAAAGCCGGTGTTTATGACAAGAACAAACTGTTCGGCGTGACCTCGCTGGACATTATCCGTTCCAATACCTTTGTGGCTGAGCTGAAAGGCAAAAAACCTGAAGAGCTGAACGTACCGGTGATCGGCGGACACTCTGGCGTGACCATTTTGCCGCTGCTGTCGCAGATCCCTGGCGTGAGCTTTACCGATCAGGAAGTGGCCGATCTGACTAAGCGTATCCAAAATGCGGGTACTGAAGTGGTTGAAGCCAAAGCCGGCGGTGGGTCTGCAACCCTGTCTATGGGCCAGGCGGCGGCGCGTTTCGGCCTGTCTCTGGTTCGTGCGCTGCAAGGCGAAAAAGGCGTGGTGGAATGTGCTTATGTGGAAGGCGATGGCAAATACGCTCGCTTCTTCGCGCAACCGCTGGTGCTGGGTAAGAATGGCGTTGAAGAACGCAAAGACATCGGCACTCTGAGCGCGTTCGAACAGAAAGCGTTGGAAGACATGCTGGATGTTCTGCACAAAGATATCGAACTGGGCGAAAAGTTTATCAATAACTGA
- a CDS encoding helix-turn-helix domain-containing protein, protein MNSRNKDWHPADIIAALRKKGTTLAAVSRKAGLSSSTLANALSRPWPKGEWLIAETLDIHPAEIWPSRYFDPHTNNLLDRKARIRS, encoded by the coding sequence ATGAACTCAAGGAATAAGGATTGGCATCCGGCGGATATCATTGCGGCTTTACGTAAGAAGGGAACGACACTGGCGGCGGTGTCGCGCAAGGCAGGACTTAGCTCATCAACGCTGGCAAACGCACTGTCGCGTCCCTGGCCAAAAGGAGAATGGCTGATTGCCGAAACGCTCGATATACACCCTGCAGAAATCTGGCCGAGCCGCTATTTCGATCCCCATACCAATAACTTACTGGATCGAAAAGCCCGTATTCGGTCCTAG
- a CDS encoding DNA-binding protein, with translation MKKEWFAAKELTGVAGLPSSPQGINLMARREGWISRRRKGVQGKALEYHIDSLPTGTRNLLILKEDPALYEVERKDPLTVWIEYYYHLTESEREKMLAFLMREGIGGLLARVFPGK, from the coding sequence ATGAAAAAAGAGTGGTTTGCCGCCAAGGAATTGACCGGCGTGGCAGGGTTACCTTCCTCACCACAGGGAATAAACTTGATGGCGCGTCGTGAAGGCTGGATCAGCCGCCGGCGCAAAGGCGTACAGGGAAAGGCGCTGGAGTATCACATTGACAGTTTGCCGACCGGTACGCGCAATTTACTGATCTTGAAAGAGGACCCGGCGCTGTATGAAGTTGAACGCAAGGATCCGCTGACGGTGTGGATTGAGTATTACTACCACCTGACGGAGAGCGAACGCGAAAAGATGTTGGCTTTCCTGATGCGAGAGGGGATTGGCGGCCTGCTGGCGCGTGTCTTTCCGGGGAAATGA
- the ispB gene encoding octaprenyl diphosphate synthase, whose product MNLEQITELTAQDMAAVNATILEQLNSDVTLINQLGYYIISGGGKRIRPMIAVLAARALHYQGDKHITVAALIEFIHTATLLHDDVVDESDMRRGKATANAAFGNAASVLVGDFIYTRAFQMMTSLESLRVLALMSEAVNVIAEGEVLQLMNVNDPNITEESYMRVIYSKTARLFEAAAQSSAILSGASEAEEKALQDYGRYLGTAFQLIDDLLDYSADGSTLGKNTGDDLNEGKPTLPLLHAMHNSEGEQKAMIRGAIEQGNGRHLLEPVLQAMEQCGSLEYTRQRAEEEADKAIAALQVLPESAHRAALEGLAHLAVQRDF is encoded by the coding sequence ATGAACCTAGAGCAAATTACCGAGTTAACCGCGCAAGATATGGCGGCCGTGAACGCAACAATTCTCGAACAGCTGAATTCCGATGTCACGCTCATCAATCAGCTTGGCTATTACATTATCAGTGGTGGCGGTAAACGCATCCGCCCGATGATCGCCGTTCTGGCGGCGCGGGCATTGCATTATCAGGGTGATAAACACATTACCGTCGCTGCGCTGATCGAATTCATTCATACCGCAACCCTGCTGCATGATGATGTGGTGGATGAATCCGATATGCGTCGCGGCAAGGCCACTGCCAATGCTGCCTTCGGCAATGCCGCCAGCGTATTGGTTGGCGACTTCATCTATACGCGGGCTTTCCAGATGATGACCAGCCTGGAATCGCTCCGTGTATTGGCGCTGATGTCCGAGGCGGTCAATGTGATTGCCGAAGGTGAAGTGCTGCAGTTAATGAACGTGAACGATCCGAACATTACCGAAGAAAGCTACATGCGGGTGATCTACAGCAAAACCGCACGCCTGTTCGAAGCGGCGGCACAATCTTCGGCGATCCTTTCGGGCGCCAGCGAGGCAGAAGAAAAAGCGCTGCAGGATTACGGCCGCTATCTTGGCACCGCCTTCCAGCTGATCGACGACCTGCTCGATTACAGCGCCGACGGCAGCACCCTGGGTAAAAATACCGGTGACGATCTTAACGAGGGCAAACCGACGCTGCCCTTGCTGCATGCCATGCATAATAGTGAAGGCGAGCAGAAAGCCATGATCCGCGGCGCGATTGAACAGGGCAACGGCCGTCATTTGCTGGAGCCGGTTTTACAGGCCATGGAGCAATGCGGCTCGCTGGAATATACCCGCCAACGCGCTGAGGAAGAGGCCGACAAGGCGATTGCCGCACTGCAGGTGCTACCGGAGTCTGCCCACCGTGCCGCGCTGGAAGGATTAGCCCATCTTGCAGTTCAACGCGATTTTTAA
- the rplU gene encoding 50S ribosomal protein L21 — protein MYAVFQSGGKQHRVSEGQTVRLEKLDIATGEAVEFDQILMIANGEDIKIGVPFVDGGKIKAEVVAHGRGEKIKIVKFRRRKHHRKQQGHRQWFTDVKITGISA, from the coding sequence ATGTACGCGGTTTTCCAAAGTGGTGGTAAACAACACCGAGTAAGCGAAGGTCAAACCGTTCGCTTGGAAAAGCTGGACATCGCAACTGGTGAAGCTGTTGAGTTTGACCAGATTCTGATGATTGCTAATGGCGAAGATATCAAAATCGGCGTTCCTTTCGTCGATGGCGGTAAGATCAAAGCTGAAGTCGTTGCTCACGGTCGTGGCGAGAAAATTAAGATTGTTAAGTTTCGTCGTCGTAAGCACCATCGTAAGCAGCAGGGCCACCGTCAGTGGTTCACTGACGTTAAAATCACCGGCATCAGCGCTTAA
- the rpmA gene encoding 50S ribosomal protein L27, which yields MAHKKAGGSTRNGRDSEAKRLGVKRFGGEAVLAGSIIVRQRGTKFHAGTNVGCGKDHTLFALKDGKVKFEVKGPSNRKFISIEAE from the coding sequence ATGGCACACAAAAAGGCTGGCGGCTCGACTCGTAACGGTCGCGATTCAGAAGCTAAACGTCTGGGCGTTAAACGCTTTGGCGGCGAAGCAGTACTGGCAGGCAGCATCATCGTTCGTCAGCGCGGCACTAAATTCCACGCTGGTACCAACGTGGGTTGCGGCAAAGACCACACTCTGTTTGCTTTGAAAGACGGTAAAGTCAAATTCGAAGTTAAAGGCCCGAGCAATCGTAAATTCATCAGCATCGAAGCTGAATAA
- a CDS encoding DMT family transporter: METKQQVGIGIFLAVTTAVCWGALPIAMKEVLVVMEPFTVVWYRFTIAALGLGIILAVRGRLPPVTMFRQPRWLLILAIATAGLLGNFIFFSSSLQYLSPTASQVIGQLSPVGMMFASVLVLKERMRITQVIGALMLICGLLLFFNVSLIEIFTRLTDYTLGVLLGVCAAMVWVTYGVAQKVLLRRLASPQILVMLYTLCAIALFPLAKPEVIFQLSGWQLACLLFCGANTLIGYGALAEAMARWQAAQVSALITLTPLFTLLFSDLLALAWPHVFAAPTLNVVGYVGAFVVVAGAMFSAIGHRWWPRRAETRLVAPLKQPGE, translated from the coding sequence ATGGAAACGAAACAGCAGGTCGGAATTGGCATTTTCCTAGCGGTAACTACGGCAGTTTGCTGGGGTGCATTGCCGATTGCGATGAAAGAAGTGCTGGTAGTGATGGAGCCGTTTACCGTCGTTTGGTATCGATTTACCATCGCGGCGCTGGGGCTTGGGATCATTTTGGCCGTGCGCGGCAGATTGCCGCCGGTGACCATGTTCCGTCAACCACGCTGGCTGCTGATTTTGGCCATCGCCACCGCGGGCTTGCTGGGGAATTTTATCTTCTTCAGCTCTTCGTTGCAGTACCTTAGCCCGACCGCATCTCAGGTCATCGGCCAGCTGTCGCCGGTCGGTATGATGTTTGCCAGCGTGCTGGTTTTAAAAGAGCGGATGCGCATCACCCAGGTGATTGGCGCACTGATGCTGATTTGCGGGCTGCTGTTGTTCTTCAATGTCAGCCTGATTGAGATTTTCACCCGCCTGACGGATTACACCCTGGGGGTGCTGTTGGGCGTGTGTGCGGCGATGGTCTGGGTGACTTATGGCGTGGCGCAGAAAGTGTTGCTACGTCGATTAGCCTCGCCGCAAATTTTGGTAATGTTGTACACTTTATGTGCGATCGCGCTATTCCCTCTGGCCAAGCCTGAGGTGATTTTCCAGCTCAGCGGCTGGCAATTAGCCTGTTTGCTGTTCTGTGGCGCCAACACGCTGATTGGCTATGGTGCGCTGGCGGAAGCCATGGCGCGCTGGCAGGCGGCGCAGGTGAGTGCGTTAATCACGCTGACCCCGCTGTTTACCCTGCTGTTTTCAGATTTGTTGGCGCTGGCCTGGCCACACGTATTCGCCGCCCCGACATTGAATGTCGTCGGTTATGTCGGCGCTTTCGTCGTGGTAGCGGGCGCCATGTTTTCCGCAATTGGTCACCGTTGGTGGCCGCGACGGGCAGAAACCCGCCTGGTTGCTCCTTTGAAGCAGCCCGGTGAATGA
- the cgtA gene encoding Obg family GTPase CgtA — MKFVDEAAILVVAGDGGNGCVSFRREKYIPNGGPDGGDGGDGGDVYLLADENLNTLIDYRFEKSFRAERGQNGQSRDCTGKRGKDITIKVPVGTRVQDQGTGEILGDMTRHEQRLMVAKGGWHGLGNTRFKSSVNRAPRQKTLGTAGEARDILLELLLLADVGMLGLPNAGKSTFIRAVSAAKPKVADYPFTTLVPSLGVVRMDHEQSFVIADIPGLIEGASDGAGLGIRFLKHLERCRVLLHLVDIAPIDESDPVENAKVIINELNQYSENLAQKPRWLVFNKVDLIGEEEAAERAKAIAEGMGWEGKYYMISAVNREGVNALCWDVMKFINTQPKAMAIEESAPEKVEFMWDDYHREQIAEVEAEAEDDWDDDWDEDDDEGVEIIYQK, encoded by the coding sequence ATGAAGTTTGTAGATGAAGCAGCGATTTTGGTCGTTGCAGGTGACGGTGGTAATGGTTGCGTCAGCTTCCGCCGCGAAAAGTATATCCCGAACGGCGGCCCTGATGGCGGTGACGGCGGCGATGGCGGCGACGTCTATCTGTTGGCGGACGAAAACCTCAACACGCTGATCGACTACCGCTTTGAGAAATCTTTCCGTGCTGAACGTGGCCAGAACGGTCAAAGCCGTGACTGTACCGGCAAGCGTGGCAAAGATATCACCATCAAGGTACCGGTCGGTACCCGCGTGCAGGATCAGGGCACCGGTGAGATCCTCGGTGACATGACTCGCCATGAACAACGTCTGATGGTAGCGAAGGGCGGTTGGCACGGTTTGGGCAACACCCGTTTTAAATCATCAGTTAACCGTGCACCGCGCCAGAAAACGCTGGGCACCGCCGGTGAAGCACGTGACATCTTGCTGGAGCTGTTGCTGCTGGCCGATGTTGGCATGCTTGGCCTGCCAAACGCTGGCAAATCCACCTTCATTCGTGCAGTGTCCGCCGCTAAGCCGAAAGTGGCCGACTATCCATTTACCACTCTGGTCCCAAGCCTGGGCGTGGTACGTATGGATCACGAACAGAGCTTCGTTATTGCCGACATTCCTGGCTTGATCGAAGGGGCTTCCGACGGTGCCGGCCTGGGTATTCGCTTCCTGAAGCACCTGGAGCGTTGCCGCGTTCTGCTGCACCTGGTGGATATCGCACCTATCGATGAATCCGATCCGGTAGAAAACGCCAAAGTCATTATCAACGAGTTGAATCAATACAGCGAAAATCTGGCGCAGAAGCCACGCTGGCTGGTTTTCAACAAGGTTGACCTGATAGGTGAGGAAGAAGCCGCCGAGCGCGCCAAGGCGATTGCAGAAGGCATGGGCTGGGAAGGCAAGTACTACATGATCTCCGCGGTGAATCGCGAAGGCGTGAATGCGTTGTGCTGGGACGTGATGAAGTTCATCAACACCCAACCGAAAGCCATGGCTATCGAAGAAAGCGCACCGGAGAAAGTCGAGTTCATGTGGGATGATTACCACCGTGAACAGATCGCTGAAGTGGAAGCTGAAGCGGAAGACGATTGGGATGATGACTGGGACGAAGATGACGACGAAGGCGTCGAAATCATTTACCAGAAATAA
- the pmrB gene encoding two-component system sensor histidine kinase PmrB — MISMRRRLLLMLALILLVTQLISAFWLWHESQEQISFLVDETLSAKVRTERVDTEIAEAIASLLAPSLIMMIVTLLASFWAISWIIRPLNQLQQRLEKRSADNLTPLPLSGDSLEIMAVTTTLNQLFSRLDNTIQQERLFTADAAHELRTPLAGIRLHLELMEKQGVPQSKPLITRIDQLMHTVEQLLMLARAGQDFASGHYQRFDWVSDVILPLQEELEELTRQRGQKLQWQLPTAAPMHGDPVLLRLLLRNLVENAHRYSPEGSSIQVQLTQQKPGYQLQVTDEGPGIKEQMEGELTQAFRRMDQRYGGSGLGLNIVTRIVQLHQGRLTLENRQDTHGLNAQCWLPENVLNK, encoded by the coding sequence ATGATCAGCATGCGCCGTCGTCTGTTGTTGATGCTGGCGCTGATCCTGTTGGTCACCCAGTTAATCAGCGCCTTTTGGCTCTGGCATGAAAGCCAGGAGCAAATCAGTTTCCTGGTGGATGAAACCCTGTCGGCCAAGGTGCGTACCGAGCGTGTCGATACGGAAATCGCCGAGGCGATAGCCTCACTGCTCGCCCCTTCGCTGATCATGATGATCGTCACCCTGCTGGCCTCATTCTGGGCTATCAGCTGGATTATTCGCCCGCTCAATCAGCTGCAGCAACGGTTGGAGAAGCGTTCCGCCGATAACCTGACGCCTCTGCCGCTCAGCGGAGACAGCCTCGAAATTATGGCGGTCACCACCACACTCAACCAACTGTTCTCACGGTTGGATAACACCATTCAACAGGAACGACTGTTCACCGCAGATGCCGCACATGAGTTACGTACGCCACTGGCGGGGATACGACTGCATCTGGAGTTAATGGAAAAACAGGGGGTCCCGCAAAGTAAGCCGTTGATCACCCGCATCGATCAACTGATGCATACCGTCGAACAATTGCTGATGCTCGCGCGTGCCGGACAAGACTTTGCCAGCGGCCACTATCAGCGTTTCGATTGGGTGAGCGACGTGATCCTGCCGCTACAAGAGGAACTTGAGGAGTTGACCCGCCAGCGCGGACAAAAACTGCAATGGCAGCTCCCGACGGCGGCCCCGATGCATGGCGATCCGGTCCTGCTTCGCCTGCTGCTGCGTAATCTGGTAGAAAATGCTCACCGCTACAGCCCGGAAGGCAGCAGCATTCAGGTGCAGCTGACACAGCAGAAACCCGGCTATCAGTTGCAGGTGACGGATGAAGGCCCGGGAATCAAAGAACAAATGGAAGGTGAGCTCACTCAGGCATTCCGCCGTATGGATCAACGCTATGGCGGCAGCGGACTGGGACTGAACATCGTCACCCGCATAGTGCAACTGCATCAGGGCCGTCTGACTCTGGAAAATCGCCAGGATACCCACGGGCTGAATGCACAATGCTGGTTACCTGAGAATGTCCTGAACAAATAA
- the pmrA gene encoding two-component system response regulator PmrA — translation MKLLIVEDDELLQQGLALALAGEGYACDCAATAAEANALLITSQYSMIILDLGLPDMDGASLLRQWRRQQVDLPVLILTARDALEDRVDGLDAGADDYLVKPFALVELQARVRALIRRYQGHSDNLIQLDDLQLNLSSQQVYVQQQPVEVTPKEFAILSRLMMRAGQTVNRELLQQDLYTWQDDLGSNTLEVHIHNLRRKLGKDRIRTVRGIGYRLESSS, via the coding sequence ATGAAACTGCTGATTGTGGAAGACGATGAGCTGCTGCAACAAGGGTTGGCACTGGCATTAGCCGGGGAAGGCTATGCCTGTGACTGCGCCGCCACGGCAGCGGAGGCCAATGCTCTGCTCATCACCAGCCAATACAGCATGATTATCCTCGATCTGGGCTTGCCCGACATGGATGGTGCCAGCCTGCTGCGGCAGTGGCGCCGCCAGCAAGTCGACCTGCCGGTGCTGATTTTGACCGCCCGTGACGCACTGGAAGACCGGGTCGACGGGCTGGACGCCGGTGCTGACGATTACCTGGTCAAGCCCTTCGCGTTAGTTGAACTACAGGCGCGCGTGCGCGCCCTGATCCGCCGCTATCAGGGCCACAGCGACAATCTTATTCAGTTGGACGATCTCCAGCTCAATCTCTCCAGCCAGCAGGTTTATGTTCAGCAGCAGCCGGTGGAGGTGACGCCGAAAGAATTCGCCATCCTCTCCCGCCTGATGATGCGCGCCGGTCAAACGGTTAATCGCGAGCTGTTGCAGCAGGATCTCTATACCTGGCAGGATGATTTAGGCTCCAATACGCTGGAAGTGCATATCCATAACCTGCGTCGTAAATTGGGCAAGGACCGCATCCGTACCGTTCGTGGCATTGGCTATCGTCTGGAATCCTCATCATGA
- the dacB gene encoding serine-type D-Ala-D-Ala carboxypeptidase — MRFSRIVSALACAFVLNANAAPVEDYTQYLPDGANLALVVQKIGASAPTIDYHSQQMALPASTQKVLTALAALLQLGPDYRFTTTLESQGDISDGVLRGNLIARFGGDPTFKRQSLRNMVAILKKQGVRQITGDVLVDTSVFASHDKAPGWPWNDLTQCFSAPPAAAIVDRNCFSVSLYSAPNPGDMAFIRVASYYPVNMFSQVRTLAKGSADAQYCELDVVPGELNRFTLTGCLTQRSDPLPLAFAIQDGASYAGAILKDELTQAGIQIDGHLKRQTQPGLKGTVIAQTQSAPLHELLKIMLKKSDNMIADTVFRTIGHERFGVPGTWRAGADAVRQVLRQKAGVDLGNSIVVDGSGLSRHNLLAPATMMQALQYIAQHDSELNFISMLPLSGYDGTLRYRGGLHEAGVDGKVSAKTGALQGVYNLAGFITTASGQRFAFVQYLSGYAVPPEDQKQRRAPLVRFESRLYRDIYQNN; from the coding sequence ATGCGTTTTTCACGAATTGTCAGTGCATTGGCTTGCGCATTTGTTCTGAATGCGAATGCGGCCCCGGTTGAAGATTACACACAATATTTGCCTGATGGGGCCAACCTTGCCCTGGTAGTTCAGAAGATCGGCGCTAGCGCTCCGACCATCGATTATCACTCTCAGCAAATGGCGTTGCCGGCCAGTACCCAAAAAGTACTGACCGCTTTAGCTGCCTTGTTGCAGCTCGGCCCAGACTATCGCTTCACCACCACGCTGGAGAGCCAGGGCGACATCAGCGACGGCGTGCTGCGCGGCAACCTGATTGCCCGCTTTGGCGGCGATCCGACCTTTAAGCGCCAGAGCCTGCGCAACATGGTGGCGATCCTGAAAAAACAGGGCGTGCGCCAGATTACCGGCGATGTGCTGGTCGATACCTCGGTATTCGCCAGCCATGACAAAGCCCCCGGCTGGCCGTGGAACGACCTGACGCAGTGTTTCAGCGCACCGCCGGCGGCGGCGATAGTCGACCGCAACTGTTTCTCGGTGTCGCTGTACAGCGCCCCCAATCCGGGCGATATGGCCTTTATTCGCGTGGCCTCCTATTATCCGGTCAATATGTTTAGCCAGGTTCGCACGTTGGCGAAAGGGTCTGCGGATGCCCAATACTGCGAGCTGGATGTGGTGCCGGGCGAATTGAACCGCTTTACCCTGACCGGTTGCCTGACCCAACGCAGCGATCCCCTGCCGCTGGCCTTCGCCATTCAGGATGGTGCCAGCTATGCCGGGGCGATCCTGAAAGATGAGCTGACCCAGGCCGGTATCCAGATCGACGGACACCTGAAGCGCCAGACACAGCCGGGCCTGAAAGGCACGGTGATCGCCCAGACTCAATCAGCGCCGTTGCACGAATTGCTGAAGATTATGCTGAAGAAATCGGACAACATGATTGCCGATACCGTCTTCCGCACCATCGGTCATGAACGTTTTGGCGTTCCGGGTACCTGGCGTGCCGGCGCTGACGCCGTGCGTCAGGTGCTGCGTCAGAAGGCCGGCGTGGATTTGGGCAACAGCATCGTGGTAGACGGCTCAGGCCTTTCACGCCATAACCTGCTGGCTCCGGCGACCATGATGCAGGCGCTGCAATACATTGCGCAGCATGACAGCGAGCTGAACTTTATTTCGATGCTGCCGCTGTCCGGTTACGACGGAACGCTGCGCTACCGTGGCGGGCTGCACGAAGCCGGTGTTGATGGCAAGGTGTCCGCCAAAACCGGTGCGCTACAGGGCGTATATAACCTGGCCGGATTTATCACTACCGCCAGCGGCCAGCGTTTTGCCTTCGTACAGTATCTTTCAGGCTATGCCGTACCGCCGGAAGATCAAAAGCAGCGTCGAGCGCCACTGGTTCGTTTCGAAAGCCGCCTGTACCGGGATATTTATCAGAATAACTGA
- the greA gene encoding transcription elongation factor GreA, giving the protein MKQIPMTLFGAEKLREELEYLKGVRRPKIIADIADAREHGDLKENAEYHAAREQQGFCEGRIQEIEAKLSNAQVIDITKMPNNGRVIFGATVSVLNLDSEEEVTYRIVGDDEADFKKNLISVNSPMARGLIGKEQDDVVVIKTPGGDVDYEILKVEYL; this is encoded by the coding sequence ATGAAACAGATTCCGATGACCTTGTTTGGCGCTGAAAAACTGCGCGAAGAACTCGAATATTTGAAAGGCGTGCGCCGTCCGAAAATCATTGCGGACATCGCTGACGCCCGTGAACACGGCGATTTGAAAGAAAACGCAGAGTACCATGCGGCGCGTGAGCAGCAGGGATTCTGTGAAGGACGTATCCAGGAAATTGAAGCCAAGCTGTCGAACGCGCAGGTGATCGATATCACCAAGATGCCAAACAATGGCCGCGTGATTTTTGGCGCTACCGTATCGGTGCTGAACCTGGATAGCGAAGAAGAAGTGACCTACCGTATCGTTGGCGACGACGAAGCTGATTTCAAGAAAAATCTGATTTCTGTCAATTCGCCTATGGCACGTGGCCTGATCGGCAAAGAACAAGATGATGTGGTTGTGATAAAAACCCCGGGTGGCGATGTCGATTATGAGATCTTGAAGGTTGAATATCTCTGA
- the yhbY gene encoding ribosome assembly RNA-binding protein YhbY, whose product MNLNNKQKQHLKGLAHPLKPVVMLGNNGLTEGVLAEIEQALEHHELIKVKIAAEDRETKTLIADAIVRETGACNVQVIGSTLILYRPSKERKISLPR is encoded by the coding sequence ATGAATCTGAATAATAAACAAAAACAGCACCTGAAAGGCCTGGCGCATCCGTTAAAACCGGTTGTCATGCTGGGTAATAACGGTCTCACCGAAGGGGTGCTGGCTGAAATTGAACAGGCTCTGGAGCATCATGAGCTGATCAAGGTAAAAATCGCTGCTGAAGATCGCGAAACCAAAACCCTGATCGCCGACGCTATCGTGCGCGAAACGGGTGCCTGCAATGTGCAAGTCATCGGTAGTACGCTTATTCTTTACCGCCCGTCTAAAGAGCGCAAGATCAGTCTACCGCGTTAA